A stretch of Salarias fasciatus chromosome 23, fSalaFa1.1, whole genome shotgun sequence DNA encodes these proteins:
- the prrg1 gene encoding transmembrane gamma-carboxyglutamic acid protein 1, whose protein sequence is MGSVFLPADAAHSVLRRLRRANFLLEEMKQGNIQRECREEICTYEEAREAFENEEKTRRFWDEYVRESSPSGGLETVVGGIHSLYLLVPLLLVVFIIAAVAISVWRCHSLKRSQRSPSLGHSHHNHVLSVVSMDQWGRDYHPGDHSELSVHSSPAYPGSELTSGRGSAGDPPPSYEEAVGHTDVQIETEPPPQYEDIVNTSSTSVSGGHAK, encoded by the exons ATGGGGAGTG TGTTCCTGCCAGCAGATGCAGCCCACTCAGTGCTGCGGAGGCTGCGCAGGGCCAACTTCCTCTTGGAGGAGATGAAGCAGGGTAACATCCAGAGGGAGTGCCGTGAAGAGATTTGTACTTATGAGGAGGCCCGTGAAGCTTTTGAGAATGAAGAGAAGACG AGGCGCTTCTGGGACGAATACGTTCGGGAAAGCAGTCCATCGGGGGGGCTGGAGACGGTGGTTGGTGGAATCCACTCTCTGTACTTGCTCGTGCCATTGCTGCTCGTTGTGTTCATCATTGCCGCAGTAGCCATCAGCGTGTGGCGTTGCCACTCACTTAAGCGCTCACAGCGCAGCCCCAGTCTGGGACACTCGCATCACAACCACGTCCTGTCGGTGGTCTCTATGGACCAGTGGGGGCGAGATTACCACCCTGGTGATCATTCAGAACTGAGTGTCCACAGCAGCCCAGCCTACCCAGGCTCAGAGCTCACATCAGGGAGAGGGAGTGCCGGAGACCCACCACCATCCTATGAGGAGGCCGTGGGTCATACAGATGTCCAGATAGAGACGGAGCCCCCTCCTCAGTATGAAGATATTGTCAACACCAGCTCTACAAGTGTCAGCGGTGGCCATGCGAAATAA
- the tmem47 gene encoding transmembrane protein 47, whose protein sequence is MASSVSGTEEVRVSALTPLKLVGLVCVFLALCLDVGAMLSPAWVTADDQYYLSLWVSCWKPVSSVEWSCNSTLATDWQIATLALLVGGAGLTLHAFLVALVSLCFGSRSRCYKPVAIMLFSAVVLQVCSLVLFPIKFIETVSLRVYHEFNWGYGLAWGSTIFSFGGAILYCLNPKNYEDYY, encoded by the exons ATGGCTTCATCCGTGAGCGGCACAGAGGAGGTGCGGGTGTCTGCGTTGACGCCCCTGAAGTTGGTGGGACTGGTGTGCGTCTTTCTCGCGCTGTGTTTGGATGTTGGGGCAATGCTGAGCCCGGCGTGGGTCACGGCGGATGACCAGTACTACTTGTCGCTGTGGGTGTCTTGCTGGAAGCCCGTGAGCTCCGTGGAGTGGTCCTGCAACAGCACGCTGGCCACCG ACTGGCAGATCGCCACACTGGCCCTGCTGGTTGGGGGTGCAGGCCTCACCCTGCATGCCTTCCTCGTTGCACTCGTCTCCCTGTGCTTTGGCTCCAGGAGTCGCTGTTACAAGCCTGTGGCCATCATGCTGTTCTCTGCAG TGGTACTTCAGGTGTGCAGCTTGGTGCTGTTCCCCATCAAGTTCATCGAAACAGTCAGTCTGAGAGTGTATCATGAGTTTAATTGGGGCTATGGCCTGGCCTGGGGATCCACTATCTTCTCATTCGGAGGTGCCATCCTATACTGCCTGAACCCCAAGAATTATGAAGACTACtactaa
- the cpox gene encoding oxygen-dependent coproporphyrinogen-III oxidase, mitochondrial translates to MASIIRCSVKRRCLLSRLKNLPGAGDSPLPSSPSRCVSLTWLPSPRWSSRGAGVRFMSHGTAGGSSAGGTRRGAVALGGAAALTAAAAVAGFLANANHFQRAEMATSVSPALAKEEKEQEGDILERCRGFMSPPVTDISVLQQMKGEMRTRMEMLIMETQADFCRALEEVDGGTFKVDRWDRKEGGGGISCVMQDGKVFEKAGVNVSVVFGNLTEEAAKQMRSRGKVLKGKDGKLPFCAMGVSSVIHPKNPHIPTVHFNYRYFEIEEEDGNKQWWFGGGTDLTPVYINKEDAFHFHNTLKEACDKHHSQYYTDFKKWCDRYFYIRHRGETRGIGGIFFDDLDSPSQEEAFSFVKSCARTVVPCYLPIVYKHLSDSFTDEEKDWQQVRRGRYVEFNLVYDRGVKFGLATPGSRIESILMSLPLTARWEYMHEPAKGTQEAEMLEVLKNPKEWV, encoded by the exons ATGGCCTCCATTATTCGTTGCTCCGTCAAGAGACGGTGTTTGCTGTCGCGTTTAAAGAACCTGCCAGGTGCAGGAGACTCTCCTCTGCCGTCCTCCCCCTCTCGCTGTGTGTCGCTGACTTGGCTTCCGTCTCCGAGATGGTCTTCCAGAGGTGCCGGCGTGCGGTTCATGTCCCATGGGACCGCGGGAGGGTCTTCCGCCGGAGGAACCAGAAGGGGAGCCGTGGCGCTCGGCGGAGCCGCGGCACTGACTGCAGCAGCGGCCGTAGCGGGGTTTTTGGCCAACGCGAACCACTTCCAGCGGGCAGAGATGGCAACGAGTGTCTCCCCAGCCTTGGccaaagaggagaaggagcaaGAAGGGGACATCCTGGAGCGATGCCGAGGGTTCATGTCTCCTCCCGTGACCGACATCAgtgtgctgcagcagatgaAAGGGGAGATGCGGACTAGGATGGAGATGCTGATCATGGAGACGCAGGCCGACTTCTGCAGAGccctggaggaggtggacggTGGGACGTTCAAGGTGGACCGCTGGGACAGGAAGGAAG gtggaggaggaatcaGCTGTGTGATGCAGGATGGAAAGGTGTTTGAGAAAGCAGGGGTCAATGTGTCAGTGGTGTTTGGGAATCTGACAGAGGAAGCTGCAAAGCAGATGAGAAGTAGAGGCAAAGTACTCAAAGGAAAAGATG GTAAGCTGCCGTTTTGTGCCATGGGCGTGAGTTCCGTAATTCACCCCAAGAATCCCCATATTCCAACAGTGCACTTCAACTACAGATACTTTGAGATTGAAGAGGAAGATG GCAATAAGCAGTGGTGGTTTGGTGGCGGCACAGACCTGACCCCAGTTTACATTAACAAAGAAGATGCCTTTCACTTTCACAACACCCTAAAGGAGGCGTGTGACAAGCACCACTCGCAGTACTACACTGACTTCAAGAAATG GTGTGACAGGTACTTCTACATCCGCCATAGAGGAGAGACTCGCGGGATTGGAGGGATCTTCTTTGACGATTTGGATTCCCCAAGTCAAGAAGAGGCATTTAGCTTTGTGAAAAGCTGTGCCCGCACTGTGGTGCCCTGTTACCTACCCATCGTATACAAACACCTCAGTGACTCTTTTACGGATGAAGAGAAGGACTGGCAGCAGGTACGACGAGGCAG ATATGTGGAATTCAACCTGGTGTATGACCGGGGAGTGAAGTTTGGCTTGGCCACACCTGGCTCTCGAATTGAAAGCATCCTCATGTCCCTCCCGCTCACTGCCAG GTGGGAGTACATGCACGAACCTGCCAAAGGTACCCAGGAGGCCGAGATGCTGGAAGTCTTGAAAAACCCCAAGGAGTGGGTGTGA